A single Micromonospora sp. CCTCC AA 2012012 DNA region contains:
- a CDS encoding acetyl-CoA C-acetyltransferase, with the protein MASVIVSGARTPMGRLLGNLKDLPATKLGGVAIKAALERAGVAPEQVQYVIMGQVLQAGTGQIPARQAAVEAGIPMSVPALTINKVCLSGLDAIALADQLIRAGEFDIVVAGGMESMTNAPHLLLGQRTGYKYGDVTIKDHMALDGLTDAWDCCSMGESTERLGAKHGITREEQDAFSAASHQRAAAAQKNGHFADEITPVIIPQRKGDPLAISEDEGIRPDTTTESLGRLRPAFTKDGTITAGSSSPISDGAAAVVVMSKAKAKELGLTWLAEIGAHGNVAGPDNSLHSQPSNAIQHALKKGGLSVGDLDLIEINEAFAQVGIQSARDLGVSTDKINVNGGAIALGHPIGMSGARLVLTLALELKRRGGGTGAAALCGGGGQGDALIIHVPTGAETE; encoded by the coding sequence ATGGCTTCGGTGATCGTCAGCGGCGCGCGGACCCCCATGGGGCGCCTGCTCGGCAACCTCAAGGACCTCCCGGCGACCAAGCTCGGCGGGGTGGCCATCAAGGCCGCGCTCGAGCGGGCGGGCGTCGCCCCGGAGCAGGTCCAGTACGTGATCATGGGCCAGGTGCTCCAGGCCGGCACCGGCCAGATCCCGGCCCGTCAGGCGGCCGTCGAGGCGGGCATCCCGATGTCCGTGCCGGCGCTGACCATCAACAAGGTCTGCCTCTCCGGCCTGGACGCGATCGCCCTGGCCGACCAGCTCATCCGGGCCGGCGAGTTCGACATCGTGGTGGCCGGCGGCATGGAGTCGATGACCAACGCCCCGCACCTGCTGCTCGGCCAGCGCACCGGCTACAAGTACGGCGACGTCACGATCAAGGACCACATGGCCCTCGACGGGCTCACCGACGCCTGGGACTGCTGCTCGATGGGCGAGTCCACCGAGCGGCTCGGGGCGAAGCACGGCATCACCCGCGAGGAGCAGGACGCCTTCTCCGCCGCCAGCCACCAGCGCGCCGCCGCGGCCCAGAAGAACGGCCACTTCGCCGACGAGATCACCCCGGTGATCATCCCGCAGCGCAAGGGCGACCCGCTGGCGATCAGCGAGGACGAGGGCATCCGGCCGGACACCACCACCGAGTCGCTGGGCAGGCTGCGGCCGGCCTTCACCAAGGACGGCACCATCACCGCCGGCAGCTCCTCGCCGATCTCCGACGGCGCCGCCGCGGTGGTCGTGATGAGCAAGGCGAAGGCCAAGGAGCTGGGGCTGACCTGGCTCGCCGAGATCGGTGCCCACGGCAACGTGGCCGGCCCGGACAACTCCCTGCACTCGCAGCCGTCCAACGCCATCCAGCACGCCCTCAAGAAGGGCGGCCTGAGCGTCGGCGACCTCGACCTGATCGAGATCAACGAGGCCTTCGCGCAGGTCGGCATCCAGTCCGCGCGGGACCTCGGGGTCAGCACCGACAAGATCAACGTCAACGGCGGCGCGATCGCGCTCGGCCACCCGATCGGGATGTCCGGCGCCCGGCTGGTGCTCACCCTCGCGCTCGAGCTGAAGCGGCGCGGCGGCGGCACCGGCGCGGCGGCGCTCTGCGGTGGCGGCGGCCAGGGCGACGCCCTGATCATCCACGTGCCCACCGGTGCCGAGACCGAGTGA
- the meaB gene encoding methylmalonyl Co-A mutase-associated GTPase MeaB yields MLVERAREGDPRAVARLITLVESGDEVLPQVAAALAPYAGQAQVVGLTGSPGVGKSTTTNELVRALRARGHRVGVLAIDPSSPFTGGAILGDRVRMQDHATDPGVYIRSMSSRGHLGGLSAATPQAVRVLEGAGCDVVLVETVGVGQAEVEVASLADTTLVLLAPGMGDAIQAVKAGILEIADVFVVNKADRDGADATVRDIQGMIALGERGPGEWRPQVVRSIAARGEGIDDIAAAIDKHRGWLEQHDELRRRRQTRAAAEIEAIALGALRARIGSLRDGTELSTLAAKVAQGALDPYAAADELLAQLGS; encoded by the coding sequence ATGCTGGTGGAACGGGCCCGCGAGGGTGACCCCCGCGCGGTGGCCCGGCTGATCACCCTGGTCGAGTCCGGCGACGAGGTGCTGCCGCAGGTCGCGGCGGCCCTCGCGCCGTACGCCGGGCAGGCCCAGGTGGTCGGGTTGACCGGCTCGCCGGGCGTGGGCAAGTCCACCACCACCAACGAGCTGGTCCGGGCGCTGCGGGCGCGCGGCCACCGGGTCGGGGTGCTGGCCATCGACCCGTCCAGCCCGTTCACCGGCGGGGCGATCCTCGGCGACCGGGTCCGGATGCAGGACCACGCCACCGACCCGGGCGTCTACATCCGCTCGATGTCCAGCCGGGGTCACCTCGGCGGGCTCTCCGCGGCGACGCCGCAGGCGGTCCGGGTGCTGGAGGGCGCCGGCTGTGACGTGGTGCTGGTGGAGACCGTCGGCGTGGGCCAGGCGGAGGTCGAGGTGGCCTCCCTCGCGGACACCACGCTGGTGCTGCTCGCCCCCGGCATGGGCGACGCGATCCAGGCGGTCAAGGCGGGCATCCTGGAGATCGCGGACGTCTTCGTGGTCAACAAGGCCGACCGGGACGGCGCCGACGCCACCGTCCGCGACATCCAGGGCATGATCGCGCTGGGTGAGCGCGGCCCGGGGGAGTGGCGACCGCAGGTGGTCCGTTCGATCGCCGCCCGGGGCGAGGGCATCGACGACATCGCCGCCGCCATCGACAAGCACCGCGGCTGGCTGGAGCAGCACGACGAGCTGCGTCGCCGCCGCCAGACGCGGGCCGCCGCCGAGATCGAAGCCATCGCGCTCGGCGCGCTGCGCGCCCGGATCGGTTCGCTGCGCGACGGTACGGAGCTGTCGACGCTCGCCGCCAAGGTGGCGCAGGGGGCGCTCGACCCGTACGCGGCGGCCGACGAACTGCTGGCGCAGCTCGGCTCCTGA